From one Drosophila gunungcola strain Sukarami chromosome 2R unlocalized genomic scaffold, Dgunungcola_SK_2 000006F, whole genome shotgun sequence genomic stretch:
- the LOC128254899 gene encoding uncharacterized protein LOC128254899 isoform X2, whose protein sequence is MKASLFVCVILVAIFFMLVSGRNSSTTDEGIQPCRRSVQKSCTSTKMTCGRLGKANICQAFKNDCQRQLSNCDPKKFYRKVHQNLCRGMPVDVVRPCGS, encoded by the exons ATGAAAGCATCATTATTCGTTTGTGTCATCTTAGTGGCGATATTTTTCATGCTTGTTTCCGGACGCAATAGCAGCACCACGGATGAAGG AATACAGCCCTGTCGTCGAAGTGTCCAGAAGAGCTGCACATCCACCAAGATGACCTGTGGCCGCTTAGGAAAAGCCAATATCTGCCAGGCCTTCAAGAACGACTGCCAGCGACAATTGAGCAACTGTGacccaaaaaaat TCTATCGTAAGGTGCACCAGAACCTCTGCCGTGGTATGCCTGTCGATGTGGTTCGACCCTGTGGCAGTTGA
- the LOC128255049 gene encoding uncharacterized protein LOC128255049 — protein MKFIIFVILTLLILSLASQLEARTGFYCLWSTKRTCSKNTPKCIRLQTGVDAANAAIYSCKYYRNDCQYLLDSCKGATMYGQLGTEVNVLTYCVMNSIPIGGTGVCT, from the exons ATGaagtttataatatttgttattttaaccTTGTTGATCCTGAGCCTGGCATCTCAACTGGAGGCTCGCACGGGCTTCTATTGCCTGTGGAGCACTAAAAGGACCTGCTCCAAAAACACCCCCAAATGCATCCGTCTGCAAACTGGTGTTGATGCGGCCAATGCGGCTATCTATTCATGCAAATACTATCGCAACGATTGTCAGTATCTTCTCGATAGTTGCAAGGGCGCtacaa TGTATGGCCAATTGGGAACAGAAGTTAATGTACTCACATACTGTGTCATGAATAGCATCCCAATTGGGGGAACCGGAGTTTGCACATAA
- the LOC128254899 gene encoding uncharacterized protein LOC128254899 isoform X1 produces MKASLFVCVILVAIFFMLVSGRNSSTTDEGFEIPVSNELTRSINRSRRIQPCRRSVQKSCTSTKMTCGRLGKANICQAFKNDCQRQLSNCDPKKFYRKVHQNLCRGMPVDVVRPCGS; encoded by the exons ATGAAAGCATCATTATTCGTTTGTGTCATCTTAGTGGCGATATTTTTCATGCTTGTTTCCGGACGCAATAGCAGCACCACGGATGAAGGGTTCGAGATTCCAGTTAGTAATGAACTGACCCGCTCTATAAACAGATCTCGCAGAATACAGCCCTGTCGTCGAAGTGTCCAGAAGAGCTGCACATCCACCAAGATGACCTGTGGCCGCTTAGGAAAAGCCAATATCTGCCAGGCCTTCAAGAACGACTGCCAGCGACAATTGAGCAACTGTGacccaaaaaaat TCTATCGTAAGGTGCACCAGAACCTCTGCCGTGGTATGCCTGTCGATGTGGTTCGACCCTGTGGCAGTTGA
- the LOC128254931 gene encoding uncharacterized protein LOC128254931 has protein sequence MKSALCLPLVLLFLGYACAFLSSSSSSSSTPKICLIRNCAWNSTTNACARYGRSNLCNRFRNSCALRYETCASSTTYTAVSLSQCSGISVGSRGICGGSSSYSSSSSNITPIIIRRG, from the coding sequence atgaAAAGCGCTCTGTGTCTGCCGTTAGTCCTGCTCTTCTTGGGATACGCCTGTGCCTTTTTGTCCAGCAGTTCGAGTAGCAGTTCCACGCCCAAGATCTGTCTCATTCGGAACTGCGCCTGGAACTCCACGACGAATGCCTGTGCCCGCTATGGTCGCTCCAATCTCTGCAATCGCTTCAGGAACAGCTGCGCCCTCCGATACGAGACCTGCGCTAGTTCCACCACATATACGGCTGTTAGTCTGTCCCAGTGCTCCGGAATCAGCGTGGGATCCCGAGGCATTTGCGGTGGATCCTCGTCCTACTCATCCTCGTCCTCAAATATTACTCCCATTATTATCCGCAGGGGTTGA
- the LOC128255050 gene encoding uncharacterized protein LOC128255050, with amino-acid sequence MRLTLALLMLIALIAVATDAQKNQKSTRVRTLANGTSRQSRQSRTRTNNRTGTVRRRSVNARNSNRKSLIIFGNGSSTSSSSSTPASRCTTTSVSCYANSNVCGRWSSTRRCHRFKNRCLMERANCLTSKSSWNVINIGNCTSISVNNTGTCSSTFSSTSSSSSSSSYSSALSSILSSILGSSSYSSSVTPIVIRTG; translated from the exons ATGCGTTTGACGTTGGCTCTTCTGATGCTGATCGCTCTGATCGCCGTGGCGACCGATGcccaaaaaaatcagaaaagtaCGAGGGTCAGGACCCTGGCTAATGGCACTTCCCGACAGTCACGACAGTCGCGGACCAGGACTAATAACCGAACTGGCACTGTGAGAAGGCGGTCGGTGAATGCCCGCAACTCCAACCGCAAGTCGTTGATTATTTTTGGCAACGGCAGCAGTACGTCTAGTAGCAGCTCCACTCCAGCCTCCCGCTGCACGACCACCTCCGTCAGCTGCTATGCCAACTCCAATGTATGTGGACGCTGGAGTTCCACCCGCAGGTGCCATCGCTTCAAGAACAGGTGCCTCATGGAGCGTGCCAATTGCCTGACTAGTAAATCAA GCTGGAATGTGATTAATATCGGCAACTGTACGAGCATAAGTGTCAATAATACTGGCACCTGTAGCAGCACATTCTCCTCGACATCTTCATCGTCTTCCAGCTCAAGTTACAGCTCTGCACTGTCCAGCATACTTTCCTCCATTCTGGGATCATCATCATATTCATCGAGTGTCACGCCCATCGTTATACGAACAGGTTAA